One window from the genome of [Clostridium] celerecrescens 18A encodes:
- a CDS encoding DegV family protein, translating to MKVAVVTDSNSGITQRQGEEAGIYVVPMPFMMAGETFYEDISLTQKDFYEKLEEGVDISTSQPSPADLLDLWNRLLEEYEEVVHIPMSSGLSSACQTALMLADDYEGKVFVVNNQRISVTQRQSVMEAKRMADDGMTAAAIKEKLEETKMESTIYITLDTLEYLKKGGRITPAAALLGTFLRIKPVLTIQGEKLDAFAKARTMKQAKTMMITAAKKDMEERFGDPEGIRTGIAVAHTNNEAAAMEFKKELEEIFPKTGEICVDNLSLSVSCHIGPGALAIACTKRLDI from the coding sequence ATGAAAGTAGCGGTAGTAACAGACAGTAACAGCGGAATTACCCAAAGACAGGGAGAGGAAGCTGGGATTTACGTAGTTCCTATGCCATTTATGATGGCAGGGGAAACGTTTTATGAGGATATCAGCCTGACACAGAAGGATTTCTATGAAAAGCTGGAGGAAGGGGTGGACATTTCCACCTCTCAGCCATCTCCGGCCGATCTTCTTGATCTGTGGAACAGACTGTTAGAAGAATATGAGGAAGTTGTACACATTCCCATGTCCAGCGGATTGAGCAGTGCCTGTCAGACTGCCCTTATGCTGGCGGATGATTACGAGGGAAAGGTGTTTGTCGTCAATAACCAGAGGATCTCTGTCACTCAAAGACAGTCGGTTATGGAAGCTAAGAGAATGGCAGATGATGGAATGACTGCAGCTGCCATTAAGGAAAAGCTGGAAGAGACGAAAATGGAATCTACCATTTATATTACCCTGGATACGCTGGAATATTTAAAAAAGGGTGGAAGAATCACTCCGGCAGCGGCTCTTTTGGGGACATTTTTAAGAATTAAACCGGTTCTTACCATTCAGGGAGAGAAGCTGGACGCCTTTGCCAAGGCAAGAACCATGAAGCAGGCCAAAACCATGATGATTACGGCTGCGAAAAAGGATATGGAGGAGCGGTTTGGAGATCCGGAAGGAATCCGTACCGGTATTGCCGTTGCCCATACCAATAATGAAGCGGCTGCCATGGAATTTAAGAAGGAGCTGGAGGAGATTTTTCCAAAGACCGGGGAAATCTGCGTGGACAATCTTTCTTTAAGCGTATCCTGCCACATTGGGCCGGGAGCATTGGCCATTGCATGTACAAAAAGGCTGGATATATGA
- a CDS encoding ABC transporter ATP-binding protein produces the protein MKQNEMKTGTLLKRFVPYYKKYTKVMAMDLFCASLTTICEMVLPLILRYITNQGLRDITSLTIRTIIGIGALYFGLRIIDGLASFYMAYTGHVMGAAIETDMRQDAFAHLQKLSDNYFNNTKVGQIMSRITSDLFDVTEFAHHCPEEFFIAFLKTVVSFIVLAGINLPLTLIIFLLIPVMAVSCTYFNLQVRKAFKHQRNHIGELNARIEDSLLGNRVVRAFANEKIEIEKFNRDNLEFLEIKRKTYKYMAAFQNTIRLFDGLMYVVVIVAGGIFMIQGLIEPGDLVAYTLYVTTLLATIRRIIEFAEQFQRGITGVERFMELMDASIDIFDEEGAKPLHDVKGNITFHQVSFEYPDDHNPVLSSINLDIKKGEKVALVGPSGGGKTTMCNLIPRFYDPTEGEILIDGQDIRNVTLESLRSTVGVVQQDVYLFSGTVFENIEYGHPGASKEEVIQAAKLAGAHEFITGLKDGYSTYVGERGVKLSGGQKQRISIARVFLKNPQVLILDEATSALDNESEHVVSQSLERLAVGRTTLTIAHRLTTIQNADRILVLSDSNIVEEGNHEELLLKRGMYYQLYTSAGEEEQAALTR, from the coding sequence ATGAAACAAAATGAGATGAAAACGGGCACATTGTTAAAACGCTTTGTGCCCTACTATAAAAAATATACCAAAGTTATGGCCATGGATTTATTCTGTGCATCGCTTACCACCATCTGTGAGATGGTATTGCCTTTGATCTTACGTTATATTACCAATCAGGGATTAAGAGACATAACGTCCCTTACAATTCGTACGATCATCGGGATCGGTGCCCTTTATTTTGGTCTCAGGATCATAGACGGATTGGCCAGCTTCTATATGGCTTACACTGGCCATGTTATGGGAGCAGCAATTGAGACTGATATGAGGCAGGATGCATTTGCACATCTGCAGAAGCTGTCGGATAATTATTTTAACAATACAAAGGTTGGGCAGATCATGTCCCGGATCACCAGCGACTTATTTGACGTGACGGAGTTTGCCCACCACTGTCCGGAGGAATTTTTCATCGCCTTCTTAAAGACGGTGGTATCTTTTATTGTACTAGCGGGAATCAATCTCCCCCTGACGCTTATTATTTTCCTCCTGATTCCGGTTATGGCGGTATCATGTACCTACTTTAACTTACAGGTGAGAAAGGCGTTTAAACATCAAAGGAACCATATCGGGGAGCTGAACGCCAGGATCGAGGACAGCCTTCTTGGAAACCGGGTAGTCCGGGCATTTGCCAACGAAAAGATTGAGATTGAAAAATTTAACCGGGATAATCTGGAATTCCTGGAGATTAAACGGAAAACCTATAAGTACATGGCTGCTTTCCAGAATACCATCCGGTTGTTTGACGGTCTGATGTATGTGGTGGTCATCGTTGCAGGCGGCATATTCATGATTCAGGGACTGATCGAGCCCGGGGATCTGGTGGCTTACACCCTGTATGTGACCACACTGCTGGCAACTATCCGCAGAATCATAGAATTTGCGGAACAGTTCCAGAGAGGAATAACCGGAGTCGAACGTTTTATGGAGTTAATGGATGCCAGTATCGATATCTTTGATGAAGAAGGAGCAAAGCCTCTTCACGATGTAAAAGGAAATATTACCTTTCATCAGGTTTCCTTTGAATACCCGGATGACCATAATCCGGTGCTGAGCAGCATAAACCTTGATATCAAAAAGGGAGAAAAGGTGGCTCTTGTGGGACCTTCCGGAGGCGGAAAGACCACGATGTGCAACCTGATCCCCCGCTTCTATGATCCGACAGAGGGTGAGATCCTCATTGACGGCCAGGATATCAGGAATGTGACCTTAGAAAGCTTAAGAAGCACCGTAGGTGTGGTGCAGCAGGATGTGTATCTGTTTTCGGGAACGGTTTTTGAAAATATTGAATACGGCCACCCCGGAGCTTCCAAGGAGGAAGTGATCCAGGCTGCAAAGCTGGCCGGAGCTCACGAATTCATAACAGGACTTAAGGATGGCTACAGTACTTATGTGGGAGAACGGGGGGTAAAGCTTTCAGGGGGACAAAAGCAGCGCATCAGCATTGCCAGAGTATTTCTTAAAAATCCTCAGGTGCTGATTCTTGATGAAGCCACCTCTGCTCTTGATAACGAAAGCGAGCATGTGGTTTCCCAGTCCCTGGAACGTCTGGCAGTAGGCCGAACCACTCTGACCATTGCCCACCGACTTACTACGATTCAGAATGCGGACAGGATACTGGTGCTTTCTGACAGTAATATTGTGGAAGAGGGAAATCATGAGGAGCTGCTTTTAAAGCGGGGAATGTATTATCAGCTTTATACGTCTGCAGGTGAAGAAGAACAGGCTGCCCTGACAAGGTAG
- the gpmI gene encoding 2,3-bisphosphoglycerate-independent phosphoglycerate mutase, with translation MSRKPIVLMILDGYGLNDNCDHNAVCEGKTPIMDQLMSQYPFVKGNASGLAVGLPDGQMGNSEVGHLNMGAGRIVYQELTRITKSIEDGDFFEVAEFLQAVENCKKTGTALHMWGLVSDGGVHSHNTHIYGLLELAKRNGLDKVYVHCFLDGRDTPPASGKSFVEALEAKMKEIGVGKVASVMGRYYAMDRDNRWDRVERAYNALTKGEGNLAESAAAGIQASYDKGVNDEFVEPFVVTEDGKALATVKDGDSVIFFNFRPDRAREITRAFCDDEFKGFPREKRLNLTYVCFTDYDETIKNKLVAFKKESITNTFGEFLAQNNMTQARIAETEKYAHVTFFFNGGVEEPNKGEDRILIPSPKVATYDLQPEMSAPIVCDKLVEAIKSGKYDCVIINFANPDMVGHTGIEDAAIKAIETVDTCVGRTVEAIKETDGILFICADHGNAEQLLDYETGEPFTAHTTNPVPFVLVNADPAYKLREGGCLADIAPTLIELMGLKQPKEMTGKSLLVK, from the coding sequence ATGAGCAGAAAACCGATTGTATTAATGATACTTGATGGTTATGGATTAAATGATAACTGCGACCATAACGCTGTTTGTGAAGGCAAGACCCCGATCATGGATCAGCTTATGAGCCAGTACCCATTTGTGAAAGGGAATGCCAGCGGACTGGCAGTAGGCCTTCCTGACGGACAGATGGGAAACTCAGAAGTAGGGCATTTAAATATGGGCGCAGGCCGTATAGTATATCAGGAGCTTACCAGGATTACAAAGTCTATAGAAGACGGTGACTTTTTTGAGGTGGCAGAATTTTTACAGGCAGTGGAAAACTGTAAGAAAACCGGAACAGCCCTTCATATGTGGGGCCTGGTATCCGACGGTGGAGTTCACAGCCACAACACCCATATTTACGGCCTATTAGAACTGGCAAAGAGAAACGGCCTTGATAAGGTCTATGTTCATTGCTTCTTAGATGGACGTGACACACCTCCGGCTTCCGGAAAGAGCTTTGTGGAAGCATTAGAAGCAAAGATGAAGGAGATCGGTGTGGGTAAAGTTGCATCGGTCATGGGCCGCTACTATGCAATGGACAGAGATAACCGCTGGGACCGTGTGGAACGGGCATACAATGCCCTGACAAAGGGAGAAGGAAACCTTGCGGAATCGGCAGCTGCCGGAATCCAGGCTTCCTATGACAAAGGGGTTAACGATGAATTTGTGGAGCCATTTGTTGTGACAGAAGATGGAAAAGCATTAGCTACGGTGAAAGACGGCGATTCCGTGATCTTCTTTAACTTCCGTCCTGACCGGGCAAGAGAAATAACCAGGGCATTCTGTGATGATGAGTTTAAGGGATTTCCAAGAGAAAAGCGCCTGAACCTGACTTATGTATGCTTTACGGATTACGATGAAACCATTAAAAACAAGCTGGTTGCATTCAAGAAAGAATCCATTACAAATACCTTTGGCGAATTTTTGGCTCAGAATAACATGACACAGGCCAGAATTGCTGAAACTGAAAAGTATGCACATGTAACCTTTTTCTTTAACGGCGGAGTGGAAGAGCCGAATAAGGGAGAGGACAGGATCCTGATTCCTTCTCCAAAGGTTGCCACCTATGACCTGCAGCCTGAGATGAGCGCTCCCATTGTATGCGATAAGCTGGTAGAGGCAATCAAATCCGGAAAATATGATTGTGTAATCATAAACTTTGCAAACCCTGATATGGTTGGCCATACAGGGATCGAAGACGCAGCCATTAAGGCGATTGAAACCGTGGACACTTGTGTAGGAAGAACTGTTGAGGCGATCAAGGAAACGGATGGAATTCTGTTCATCTGCGCTGATCATGGAAATGCAGAACAGCTTTTGGATTATGAGACAGGAGAACCATTTACCGCCCATACCACCAATCCGGTTCCGTTTGTTCTGGTAAATGCTGACCCAGCTTATAAGTTAAGAGAAGGCGGCTGCCTGGCAGATATCGCTCCTACTCTGATTGAACTCATGGGATTAAAACAGCCAAAAGAGATGACAGGAAAATCATTACTCGTGAAATGA
- the tpiA gene encoding triose-phosphate isomerase — MSRKKIIAGNWKMNMTPTEAVELVNTLKPLVANDEVDVIFCVPAIDIIPAMEAAKGTNIHIGAENMYYEDKGAYTGEISPAMLKDAGVKYVVIGHSERREYFAESDETVNKKVLKAFEYGITPIVCCGETLTQREQGITLDWIRQQIKIAFLNIPAENAANAVIAYEPIWAIGTGKVATTEQAQEVCGAIRKCIAEIYDEATAEAIRIQYGGSVSAASAPELFAQPDIDGGLVGGASLKPEFGKIVNYNK, encoded by the coding sequence ATGTCCAGAAAGAAAATTATTGCAGGTAACTGGAAGATGAATATGACCCCAACCGAAGCGGTTGAACTGGTGAATACATTAAAGCCTCTGGTGGCAAATGATGAGGTAGACGTTATTTTCTGTGTTCCGGCTATTGACATTATACCGGCAATGGAAGCTGCTAAGGGAACCAATATCCACATCGGTGCTGAAAATATGTACTATGAGGATAAAGGAGCCTATACCGGAGAGATTTCTCCTGCCATGTTAAAAGATGCAGGTGTGAAATACGTGGTAATCGGCCATTCCGAAAGAAGGGAATACTTTGCGGAATCAGATGAAACTGTAAACAAAAAGGTTTTAAAAGCCTTTGAATACGGCATCACACCCATTGTTTGCTGCGGAGAAACACTGACCCAGAGAGAACAGGGAATCACTCTTGACTGGATCCGCCAGCAGATTAAGATCGCTTTCTTAAATATACCGGCAGAGAATGCGGCTAATGCGGTTATCGCTTATGAGCCGATCTGGGCCATCGGTACAGGAAAAGTTGCAACAACCGAGCAGGCGCAGGAGGTTTGCGGCGCAATCCGTAAATGCATCGCTGAAATCTACGACGAAGCAACCGCTGAAGCCATCCGCATCCAGTACGGCGGTTCCGTATCTGCAGCAAGTGCACCGGAGTTATTTGCACAGCCTGATATTGACGGCGGCCTGGTTGGCGGTGCTTCCTTAAAACCAGAGTTTGGAAAGATCGTAAATTACAATAAATAA
- a CDS encoding phosphoglycerate kinase produces the protein MLNKKTVDDLTGLQGKKVLVRCDFNVPLKDGVIQNFNRIDGAVPTIKKLLDQGARVILCSHLGKPKGEPLPEMSLEPVAPALSERLGVEVKFVNDPKVTGPETKKIADELKDGEVLLLQNTRYRVEETKYGKDESADEYAKELASLCDGIFVNDAFGTAHRAHCSNVGVTKYTTTNVVGYLMEKEIKFLGQAVENPVRPFVAILGGAKVSDKINVINNLLDKVDTLIIGGGMAYTFAKAQGKEIGNSLCEEDKLDYALEMIKKAEDKGVKLLLPVDNLEGREFSNDTERKVVSEIDPGWSGFDIGPKSIELFKDALKGAKTVVWNGPMGVFEFSNFAEGTLEVCRAVAELSDATTVIGGGDSVNAVKRLGFADKMTHISTGGGASLEFLEGKELPGVAAADNK, from the coding sequence ATGCTTAATAAGAAAACAGTTGATGATTTAACCGGATTACAGGGTAAGAAAGTTTTAGTGAGATGTGATTTTAACGTGCCGTTAAAGGATGGAGTGATTCAGAACTTCAACCGTATTGACGGAGCTGTTCCTACAATTAAGAAATTATTGGACCAGGGCGCAAGAGTGATTCTTTGTTCCCATTTAGGAAAGCCGAAGGGCGAGCCTCTTCCTGAGATGTCTTTGGAACCGGTTGCTCCCGCTTTAAGCGAAAGACTTGGGGTAGAAGTTAAATTTGTAAACGATCCGAAGGTAACAGGTCCTGAGACAAAAAAGATCGCTGATGAATTAAAGGATGGAGAAGTTCTGCTGCTTCAGAACACCCGTTACAGAGTGGAAGAGACTAAGTACGGCAAGGATGAGAGCGCAGATGAGTATGCAAAAGAGCTGGCTTCCCTTTGCGACGGCATTTTCGTAAACGACGCATTCGGTACCGCTCACAGGGCTCACTGCTCCAATGTAGGTGTAACCAAATACACAACAACCAATGTAGTTGGTTATCTGATGGAAAAGGAAATCAAATTCCTGGGCCAGGCAGTTGAGAATCCAGTACGTCCTTTCGTGGCAATCCTGGGTGGAGCAAAGGTTTCCGATAAGATCAACGTAATCAATAACCTGCTTGATAAGGTTGATACTCTGATCATCGGCGGCGGCATGGCTTATACCTTTGCAAAGGCTCAGGGCAAGGAAATCGGAAATTCCTTATGTGAGGAAGATAAGCTTGACTATGCCTTAGAGATGATTAAAAAGGCAGAGGATAAGGGCGTAAAGCTGCTGCTTCCTGTAGATAACTTAGAAGGCAGGGAGTTTTCTAATGATACAGAAAGAAAGGTAGTAAGCGAGATTGATCCAGGCTGGTCAGGATTTGATATCGGACCAAAATCCATTGAACTTTTCAAGGATGCTTTAAAAGGCGCCAAGACTGTTGTATGGAACGGACCGATGGGCGTATTTGAATTCTCTAATTTTGCGGAAGGTACTTTAGAGGTATGCCGTGCAGTTGCAGAGCTTTCTGATGCTACTACGGTAATCGGAGGCGGTGACTCCGTAAATGCGGTTAAGAGACTTGGTTTTGCTGACAAGATGACCCATATCTCTACAGGCGGAGGGGCTTCTCTGGAATTCCTGGAAGGCAAGGAACTGCCAGGAGTCGCTGCAGCAGATAATAAATAA
- the gap gene encoding type I glyceraldehyde-3-phosphate dehydrogenase encodes MAVKVAINGFGRIGRLAFRQMFGAEGYEVVAINDLTDPKMLAHLLKYDTAQGGYAGYYGEGIHTVEASEDSITVDGKTIKIYAQAKAAELPWGEIGVDVVLECTGFYCSKDKAQAHIDAGAKKVVISAPAGNDLPTVVYSVNENVLTADDKIISAASCTTNCLAPMAKTLNDYAPIQSGIMSTIHAYTGDQMILDGPHRKGDLRRARAGAANIVPNSTGAAKAIGLVIPELNGKLIGSAQRVPVPTGSTTILTAVVKGADVTKEGINAAMKAAASDSFGYNTDEIVSSDVVGMRFGSLFDSTQTMVSKIGDDLYQVQVVSWYDNENSYTSQMVRTIKYFAELG; translated from the coding sequence ATGGCAGTAAAAGTGGCGATTAATGGTTTCGGCCGTATTGGCCGTCTTGCATTCAGACAGATGTTTGGCGCAGAGGGCTATGAAGTAGTAGCTATTAACGATTTAACAGATCCAAAGATGTTAGCACATTTATTAAAATATGACACTGCTCAGGGCGGATACGCTGGATACTATGGTGAGGGTATTCACACGGTAGAAGCTTCCGAGGACTCCATTACTGTAGATGGTAAGACTATTAAAATTTATGCTCAGGCAAAAGCTGCTGAACTTCCATGGGGAGAGATCGGCGTTGATGTAGTTCTTGAGTGTACAGGATTCTACTGCTCCAAGGACAAAGCTCAGGCTCACATTGATGCAGGCGCTAAGAAGGTTGTTATCTCCGCTCCGGCAGGAAACGATCTTCCAACCGTTGTTTACAGCGTTAATGAGAATGTATTAACAGCAGATGACAAGATCATCTCAGCTGCTTCCTGTACAACAAACTGCCTGGCTCCTATGGCTAAGACTCTTAACGATTATGCACCGATCCAGTCCGGTATCATGAGCACAATTCATGCTTACACAGGCGATCAGATGATCCTTGACGGACCTCACAGAAAAGGTGATTTAAGAAGAGCAAGAGCAGGCGCTGCCAACATCGTTCCAAACTCCACCGGTGCTGCAAAGGCAATCGGTCTGGTTATTCCGGAATTAAACGGCAAGTTAATCGGTTCCGCACAGCGTGTTCCGGTTCCAACAGGCTCCACTACCATCTTAACAGCAGTTGTTAAGGGTGCAGATGTAACCAAGGAAGGCATTAACGCAGCTATGAAGGCAGCAGCAAGCGATTCCTTCGGATACAATACAGATGAAATCGTTTCCTCTGATGTTGTTGGTATGAGATTTGGTTCTTTATTCGATTCTACTCAGACCATGGTTTCCAAGATTGGCGATGATTTATATCAGGTTCAGGTTGTTTCATGGTATGACAACGAGAACTCCTATACAAGCCAGATGGTTCGTACAATTAAGTACTTTGCTGAATTAGGCTAA
- a CDS encoding Na/Pi cotransporter family protein, whose translation MSVNDISSLFGFMGGLGMFLYGMNTMADGMQKSAGSRMSRFLGMLTNNRFLAVLLGALITAIIQSSGATTVMVVGFVSAGVLNLTQAVGVIMGANIGTTITAWIVSMNQLGDAFSILQPSFWAPLFIGIGAVLLLFGNKQRMKTIGEILVGLGMLFVGLDFMSGAISPYTDAPIFSEAFRLLGRNPLLGMLIGALVTALLQSSSASVGILQTLAMNGVVTTNAAIFITLGQNIGSCVTALISSIGGSRTAKRAAVIHLSFNVLGALIFGIGSFVLFMVTPALAAHNITAVQISIFHTFFNLTNTLTLFPFAKQLVNLSGFVVPERGTDDVETAGEEAVTMKHLDERIFESPAFAVETASMEVVHMGQITLENVKLAMEAVLTKNADKVKEVYKTEKTINNMEKMLMEYLVKIDNLSLTEEQKLVINNLFYSINDIERVGDHAENLVEQAEYMIQHEITFSDTGASDLEIICQAAYNSFFHSIEARRKGDMEDVRKVSKWEDEVDLLEEELREKHIERLSSGGCKPSAGVVFLELISNLERISDHSYNLASYVKNEI comes from the coding sequence ATGTCTGTAAATGACATATCGAGTCTGTTTGGATTTATGGGGGGACTGGGAATGTTCCTCTATGGCATGAATACCATGGCAGACGGCATGCAGAAGAGCGCAGGAAGCAGAATGAGCCGTTTTTTGGGAATGCTTACAAACAACCGTTTCTTAGCGGTGCTTCTGGGCGCACTTATCACAGCAATTATCCAGAGCAGCGGAGCGACCACAGTCATGGTGGTCGGTTTTGTAAGCGCCGGGGTGCTTAACTTGACCCAGGCGGTCGGCGTTATCATGGGAGCTAACATTGGTACCACCATTACGGCCTGGATCGTATCCATGAATCAGCTGGGAGATGCCTTTTCCATATTGCAGCCCTCCTTTTGGGCCCCTCTCTTTATTGGAATCGGTGCGGTTCTTCTGCTGTTTGGCAATAAACAAAGGATGAAAACCATAGGAGAGATCCTGGTGGGCCTTGGCATGCTGTTTGTTGGTCTGGATTTTATGTCAGGAGCAATTTCTCCCTATACCGATGCCCCTATTTTTTCAGAGGCATTCCGGCTTTTAGGAAGAAATCCTTTGCTGGGCATGCTGATCGGCGCCTTAGTAACGGCTCTTCTTCAAAGCTCTTCCGCATCGGTAGGAATCCTTCAGACCCTTGCCATGAACGGTGTAGTTACTACCAATGCAGCTATATTTATCACTCTCGGCCAGAACATCGGTTCCTGCGTAACTGCTCTCATTTCCAGTATTGGCGGATCCAGGACTGCAAAGCGGGCAGCAGTGATACATTTGTCCTTTAATGTGCTGGGAGCTCTTATTTTTGGCATCGGTTCTTTTGTCCTTTTTATGGTCACCCCGGCTTTGGCGGCCCATAACATCACTGCAGTACAGATTTCCATATTCCATACGTTCTTTAACCTGACCAATACACTCACCCTGTTCCCGTTTGCGAAACAGCTGGTGAACCTATCCGGATTTGTTGTTCCGGAAAGAGGAACCGATGATGTAGAGACGGCGGGAGAAGAAGCTGTAACCATGAAGCACCTGGATGAGAGAATCTTTGAGTCTCCCGCTTTTGCAGTAGAAACAGCCTCCATGGAGGTGGTACATATGGGACAGATTACTTTGGAAAATGTGAAGCTTGCCATGGAGGCAGTCCTCACGAAAAATGCGGATAAAGTAAAAGAAGTGTATAAAACAGAAAAGACGATCAATAATATGGAAAAGATGTTGATGGAATATCTGGTCAAAATCGACAATCTGTCCTTAACAGAGGAACAAAAATTGGTAATCAACAACTTATTTTACAGCATCAATGATATAGAACGGGTAGGAGATCACGCAGAAAACCTGGTGGAGCAGGCAGAATATATGATTCAGCATGAAATCACTTTCTCTGACACCGGTGCTTCTGATCTTGAGATTATCTGTCAGGCGGCTTACAATTCCTTTTTCCATTCCATAGAAGCCAGAAGAAAAGGAGACATGGAAGATGTCCGTAAGGTAAGCAAATGGGAGGATGAAGTAGACCTTCTTGAAGAGGAGCTGAGGGAAAAGCATATTGAACGTCTTTCTTCAGGCGGGTGCAAACCATCGGCAGGTGTTGTGTTCCTGGAGCTTATCAGCAATCTGGAACGTATTTCTGACCATTCCTACAATCTGGCCAGCTATGTGAAGAATGAGATTTAG
- a CDS encoding GNAT family N-acetyltransferase, which translates to MNIIIEKGTRYDIDQLEQLYDDLNDYLEAGINYPGWRKGIYPAREDAVTGVANDNLYVAKDAGKIVGSLILSHEPESAYHKVHWGIDADYSDIFVIYTFAVHPEYLKNGVGMALMDFAVQHGMKEHAKAIRLDVYEKNLPAVRLYEKCGFKYVDTVDLGLGNYGLHCFKLYEKLL; encoded by the coding sequence ATGAACATTATTATTGAGAAGGGAACAAGATACGACATTGACCAACTTGAGCAGCTCTATGACGATCTGAATGATTATCTGGAGGCTGGCATAAACTATCCCGGCTGGAGGAAAGGCATATATCCAGCCCGTGAAGATGCAGTGACCGGTGTTGCTAATGACAATCTTTATGTTGCAAAGGATGCAGGAAAGATCGTTGGTTCATTGATATTAAGTCATGAGCCGGAGTCTGCATATCATAAGGTGCACTGGGGAATAGATGCTGACTATTCCGATATATTTGTGATTTATACATTTGCTGTTCATCCTGAGTATCTCAAAAATGGAGTTGGCATGGCATTGATGGATTTTGCAGTTCAACATGGGATGAAAGAACACGCAAAAGCGATCCGCCTTGATGTTTATGAAAAGAACTTACCTGCTGTTAGGCTGTATGAAAAATGTGGATTTAAGTATGTGGATACTGTAGATTTGGGACTTGGTAATTATGGATTGCATTGTTTTAAACTATATGAAAAACTACTGTAA
- a CDS encoding carbohydrate ABC transporter permease, with amino-acid sequence MNMKKKIKFLLLCLIALTQLFPLYWLFTFSLKSNGEIFGVNPIGLPQIWRWENYGNAFTQTNLIRYFLNSVFYSMATVAVAGMLSAMAAYAIARMKWKLKSLVFGIFALGIMIPAQAALLPLFQVLDKTGLKGGYLGLLIPYIAGALPMSIMILIGFYKGIPIEIEEAACMDGCGIFRCFATIILPIIKPAIATASIFTFLGTWNELMLANTFVDSDRYRTLPVGIMSFAGQYSTDWGLIGAGMVIATLPTIVIYFMLSNQIQDSLVAGAVKG; translated from the coding sequence ATGAATATGAAAAAAAAGATAAAGTTTTTGCTGCTGTGCCTCATTGCACTGACTCAGCTTTTTCCCTTGTATTGGCTTTTTACCTTTTCCTTAAAAAGCAATGGTGAGATTTTTGGAGTTAACCCCATCGGGCTTCCCCAGATCTGGAGATGGGAAAATTACGGAAATGCATTTACCCAGACAAACTTAATCCGGTACTTTTTAAACTCCGTATTCTATTCCATGGCAACCGTGGCCGTTGCTGGAATGTTATCTGCCATGGCTGCTTACGCCATAGCCAGAATGAAATGGAAGCTTAAATCCCTGGTATTTGGAATTTTCGCATTGGGAATTATGATTCCGGCCCAGGCCGCTCTGCTGCCCCTCTTTCAGGTCCTTGATAAAACCGGATTAAAGGGCGGATACTTAGGACTTCTTATTCCTTATATTGCGGGAGCTCTTCCCATGAGCATCATGATCTTAATCGGATTTTACAAAGGCATCCCCATAGAAATAGAAGAGGCAGCCTGTATGGATGGCTGCGGGATTTTCCGGTGCTTTGCAACCATCATACTTCCCATCATCAAGCCGGCGATTGCCACCGCATCAATCTTTACATTTTTAGGAACCTGGAATGAGCTGATGTTAGCCAATACCTTTGTGGACAGCGACCGGTACCGGACCTTGCCCGTGGGAATTATGTCCTTTGCAGGTCAATATTCCACTGACTGGGGCCTGATCGGAGCGGGCATGGTCATTGCAACTCTGCCCACCATTGTTATCTATTTTATGTTGAGCAATCAGATTCAGGATAGCCTGGTTGCAGGTGCGGTGAAAGGATGA